The Candidatus Aminicenantes bacterium genome contains the following window.
CGTCCAGGCGCGCCACCGTTTCTTCCACGCTGGCGCCCGGGAACACGTTCATGGTAAAAGCGATCTTTTCACCATCACGGGAAAGTATCAGATTGCCCACATCCAGGGGTTGGCATGTCACCTGGACGGCTTCACCGCCATCCCGGCTGATCCGCCACACCTGGCTGGAACCGGAACGCGTGGATAGAAACCAGATTGAGCGGCTGTCCGGCGCCCACAGGGGAGAATAGTCCGCCGCGGGATGGGTGGTCAGGCGTTTCAAGTTCCGTCCGTCGCTCTGCATCAACCACAAGTCGGTACGGCCGCGGTTGGCGTCCAGGTCGGTGCGGCGCAAAACAAAAACCACCCAGCCGCCGTCCGGAGAAACCTGATTGCCGGAAATCCGGTCCATGGCCAGTAAATCATGCACCGTAAACGGATGGCTATCCGCGGCGACGGCGGGCAGCGCCAGCGCCAGGCAAAACAATAGAGTCGTCATTCCTCGGATTTTCATGCTTCCTCCTCGGTCATTGAGGGCAATTTGAGCAACACCCTCATGTTGAAAAATTGTACTCCAGAGCCCGGGAAACTGTCAAACGGCACATCCGGCTTGATTTCCGTTTCCGCCTGCGCTATAGTGGCGTCACAAGGGCATGAAAAGCACACTGGATCCGGATGTTATTTACACGGCGTTTGATCGTAACGGCCTGCCCGTGCACCGCATCGACAACTTCGACCGTGGCGATTTCGCTGAAATCCGCGCTGAATTGAACTATCCCGGTTTCCTGACCGTACCGCAACTCCAGGAGATCACCCTCAAACTGAACCTGATCGAACAAAACGAAAACCTGCGCATTGAGATCGTGCACATCGACATGATCCATCACAGCATCCGTGTCAACATCCACATTCGCAAATAGCACCGCCGTTGCCATGACCGCCTGCATTCCGCCCTCGGTCACCCTATTATGATAAGCAACCCGATTGGTGAACTGGCCGCTTTGCTGACCGCCGTTTGCTGGACATATAACTCCATCGCGTTCAGCCGGGCTGGACGTCGCGTGGGGTCCGTAACGGTCAACCACGTGCGCTTGTGGATCGCCTTGACCGCTCTTCTCCCCATCCACTTGATATCCCACGGAACCATCCTGGCATCGAACCTGGGCTGGAAGGCGACCGCCTGGCTGGCATTGTCGGGAATCGTGGGCTACGCGGCCGGAGATGCTTTTCTTTTCGAGGCCTTTGTGCTGATCGGCGCCCGCCTGTCCATGCTGCTTATGCTGCTGGTCCCGATCTTCGGCTCCATTCTGGCCTGGATTTTTCTGGGGGAACACCTGCGCGCAATTGAAATTACCGCCATTTTGATCGCGGTCAGCGGCATCGCCATGGTGATCGCTTCCACGCGCTCCAGCGACGTGGCACCGCGCCGCCGCTTCCGCCTGGGCATTCTCCTGGGGATGGGGGGCGCTTTGGGCCAGGCCGGAGGCCTGCTGCTCTCGAAACTGGGCATGATGGCCGGGGCTTCACCCATCGCGGCCAACCAGGTGCGCGTCATTGCCGCCGTGGCGGTATTGACGCCTGTTTTTCTGTTACGGGGACGCCTGGGAACGGATATAGGCAAAATGCGCGATCGCCGCGCCCTGGCCGATATCACCAGCGGCGCCATGGTGGGCCCGGTACTGGGGGTCATCCTCTCGCTGGTGGCCATCCGCAATGCGCATATCGGCGTGGCCTCCACCCTGATGTCGCTTTCGCCGGTGCTGCTACTGCCCATCTCGCGCTATCTTTTCCGGGAACAGATATCCTGGTCGGCCGTGGCCGGCACGGTGGTTGCCTTGTCAGGAGCCGCAATACTATTCTTTTGATTAGAGTTGAAGAGTTGAAAAGTTGAAGAGGCAAGAAGTAGAAAAAGTAAAAATAGCTTTTACTTTTTCACTTTTCACTTTTCACTTTTCACTCGTGTTGTTCTCCTGCCACCTGTCACCTTCTTTAGATTTTCGACTTTCGACTTTCGACTTTACACTGTCCCCGGTTCGCGCCTTCATTGCATTCCCCTCCGGCATCTGCTACACTCCTCTTCCGCCCGCGCCGTTGAACCATGGGCGGGCGCATGACCAGAGCAAAAGACAACCCCGATTGAGAGGCCAGGATGACTGAAAAAATCAAGCAATCACTCAGGGATTCCGCCACGGCCCGATGGACGGCGCTTGCCACCGTGTCGCTGACCATGCTGTGCGGCTATTACCTGGCTGATGTCATGGCACCCCTGAAACCCATGCTGGAGAGCCAGCTGCATTGGACCAGCAGCGAATACGGATTCTTTACCAGTGCCTATGGCTGGTTTAACGTGTTTTTGCTGATGCTCATCATCGGCGGTATCATTCTCGACAAGATGGGAGTCCGTTTCACCGGCATCACCGCCGCCGCCGTGATGGTTGTCGGTGCCGGTTTGAAATACTGGGCCATCAACACCACCTTTCCCGAAGGGGCCACCCTGCTGGGCTGGAAACCTCAGATCATTTTTGCCGCCGTGGGTTTCGCCATTTTCGGCGTAGGCGTCGAGGTGGCGGGAATCACCGTCTCTAAAACCATTGTCCGCTGGTTCAAGGGCAAGGAATTGGCGCTGGCCATGGGACTCCAACTGGCCACCGCGCGAATGGGCACCGCTTTGGCGCTGGTCATCAGCGCTCCCATCGCGGCCGCTTTCGGGACGCCTTCGGCGCCATTGCTCCTGGGCTTGATCCTGCTCTGCATCGGCCTGATCGCGTTTATCGTGTACGGCTTCATGGACAGAAAGCTGGATGCTTCCGAATTGAATCCTGACGGAACCCGGAATCAGGACGAAGAGTCATTCCGCCTCAGAGACATCGGCAGTATTCTCACCAACCGGGCTTTCTGGTACATCGCCGCGCTCTGCCTGCTTTTCTACTCCGCCGTCTTTCCATTCCTGAAATTCGCCAACGACCTGATGGTGCAGAAATACTTCGTAAAAGCCACGCTGGCCGGTCTGATTCCGGGGCTGCTCCCTTTCGGCAATATCTTTATGACGCCCCTGTTCGGACGCATGGTGGACCGCAAAGGCAAAGCCGCTTCCATTATGTTCCTTGGTTCCGCCATGCTGATCGTCGTCCACCTGCTCTTTGCCTTGCCGTTACTCAACAACTGGATATTCGCCCTGTTTCTGATGCTCATTCTGGGAGTCGCCTTTTCCCTCGTTCCCTCGGCCATGTGGCCTTCCGTTCCCAAACTGATTCCCCAAAAGCAGCTTGGCACGGCTTTCTCCCTGATCTTTTTTATCCAGAACTGGGGATTGATGGGAGTTCCCTATTTAATCGGCTGGATCCTGGACCGTTTCTGCGTCGTTGCCCGCACCACTCTTCCGGATGGAACCGTGGCCGTAGTATACAATTACACCCTGCCCATGCTGGTGTTTGCCGGTTTCGGCGTACTCGGCATGGTGTTCGCCTACCTGCTGAAGCGGGAAGACCGCAGAAAGGGATATGGCCTTGAACTCCCTTCCGCCCATCAGAATGCCTGAAATTTCGAAAAATTTGCCTGCCGCGGACGGTTGCGGAACCAACTGACACGCCGGGGTTTACTCAGTATCCGGTTCCAATCCCGTCCCGTGACGGATGATTTCACCCGTCACCAGGTAAATCAGGTCCTCCGCCATGTTGGTGGCGTGATCTCCGATGCGTTCCAACCGCTTGGACACATGCATGTACTGGATCAGGGTCTCCGCTTTTTCCGGTTCCTCTCTCATTGCGGACAATACCTCCCGGCAGATCCGGCGATTCAACTCATCCACGCGGTCGTCCTCTTCCAGGACCTTGTTGGCAACAGCGGCATCGGTGCGCACCAGGGAATC
Protein-coding sequences here:
- a CDS encoding DMT family transporter, which codes for MISNPIGELAALLTAVCWTYNSIAFSRAGRRVGSVTVNHVRLWIALTALLPIHLISHGTILASNLGWKATAWLALSGIVGYAAGDAFLFEAFVLIGARLSMLLMLLVPIFGSILAWIFLGEHLRAIEITAILIAVSGIAMVIASTRSSDVAPRRRFRLGILLGMGGALGQAGGLLLSKLGMMAGASPIAANQVRVIAAVAVLTPVFLLRGRLGTDIGKMRDRRALADITSGAMVGPVLGVILSLVAIRNAHIGVASTLMSLSPVLLLPISRYLFREQISWSAVAGTVVALSGAAILFF
- a CDS encoding MFS transporter; this translates as MTEKIKQSLRDSATARWTALATVSLTMLCGYYLADVMAPLKPMLESQLHWTSSEYGFFTSAYGWFNVFLLMLIIGGIILDKMGVRFTGITAAAVMVVGAGLKYWAINTTFPEGATLLGWKPQIIFAAVGFAIFGVGVEVAGITVSKTIVRWFKGKELALAMGLQLATARMGTALALVISAPIAAAFGTPSAPLLLGLILLCIGLIAFIVYGFMDRKLDASELNPDGTRNQDEESFRLRDIGSILTNRAFWYIAALCLLFYSAVFPFLKFANDLMVQKYFVKATLAGLIPGLLPFGNIFMTPLFGRMVDRKGKAASIMFLGSAMLIVVHLLFALPLLNNWIFALFLMLILGVAFSLVPSAMWPSVPKLIPQKQLGTAFSLIFFIQNWGLMGVPYLIGWILDRFCVVARTTLPDGTVAVVYNYTLPMLVFAGFGVLGMVFAYLLKREDRRKGYGLELPSAHQNA